From Roseibium alexandrii DFL-11, the proteins below share one genomic window:
- a CDS encoding ABC transporter ATP-binding protein, translating to MFKSNESNWNGGPKTWGARGSASATIAAGLVFENISHDYEGVPSVRNLSLSIAPGEILCLLGHSGCGKTTLMRIAAGIERQSAGRVLINGKEIAGPQTFVPPERRGIGLMFQDYALFPHMTILDNVVFGIKKLGKEAASAAALTALRRVGLADYADDYPHALSGGEQQRVALARALVPRPGILLMDEPFSGLDKRLRDSVRDETLAVIRETRATCIIVTHDPEEAMRMGDQIALMRRGELVQHGTAAELYNNPADLFAARFFSELNQIEGNVTSSGVETPLGIVASSGMNQGSADVCIRPQGILLGRAGLCGVRGRIQSKRFVGEVDLLTIIVEGLDQPLQARVRAGCEWEQGMDVGVTTDPKDVLVFPRS from the coding sequence ATGTTCAAATCCAACGAATCCAACTGGAATGGCGGTCCGAAAACATGGGGTGCGCGAGGGTCAGCGAGCGCCACGATTGCCGCTGGCCTGGTCTTCGAGAACATTTCTCATGACTATGAGGGTGTGCCGTCTGTCCGGAACTTGAGTCTCTCGATTGCTCCGGGCGAGATCTTGTGCCTGCTCGGCCATTCCGGCTGTGGCAAGACCACCTTGATGCGCATTGCGGCCGGGATAGAACGGCAAAGCGCGGGCCGGGTCCTGATCAACGGCAAGGAGATCGCGGGACCGCAGACGTTTGTCCCGCCCGAGCGGCGCGGTATCGGCCTGATGTTTCAGGACTACGCCCTGTTTCCGCATATGACGATCCTGGACAACGTGGTGTTCGGCATCAAGAAACTCGGCAAGGAAGCGGCAAGTGCGGCCGCATTAACGGCCTTGCGGCGGGTTGGCCTGGCCGACTACGCCGACGATTATCCGCATGCGTTGTCGGGGGGCGAACAGCAACGTGTCGCGCTTGCCCGGGCCCTGGTGCCGCGGCCGGGCATCCTTTTGATGGATGAGCCGTTTTCAGGTCTCGACAAACGTCTGCGCGACAGCGTGCGTGATGAGACGCTGGCAGTGATCCGCGAGACACGCGCCACCTGCATCATTGTGACTCACGACCCCGAAGAGGCCATGCGGATGGGTGATCAGATCGCGTTGATGCGGCGCGGGGAGCTCGTTCAGCACGGGACCGCTGCCGAACTCTACAACAACCCTGCCGACTTGTTCGCCGCCCGGTTCTTTTCCGAACTCAACCAGATAGAGGGCAATGTGACATCTTCCGGTGTTGAAACGCCGCTCGGCATTGTTGCCTCATCCGGGATGAACCAGGGATCTGCCGATGTCTGCATCCGTCCGCAGGGCATTCTTCTCGGCAGGGCCGGTTTGTGCGGCGTGAGGGGACGAATCCAGTCCAAACGATTCGTTGGAGAGGTCGATTTGCTGACGATTATCGTTGAAGGTCTCGATCAACCGTTACAAGCGCGGGTGCGGGCAGGGTGCGAATGGGAGCAGGGCATGGACGTTGGTGTTACCACTGATCCGAAGGATGTCCTTGTCTTTCCGCGCTCGTGA
- the tatB gene encoding Sec-independent protein translocase protein TatB codes for MFDIGWTELLVIACIAIIVVGPKDLPRMLRSLGQNLGKMRRMSREFQSTFNEALREAEQQADIADMKKQVEEAANFNPLGDLKKSIEEDAVKKTTPAKPKEKAETNSTSESEEVEAPAVSPPKPAAADKETPVTEEAKA; via the coding sequence ATGTTCGATATTGGTTGGACGGAGCTCTTGGTGATCGCCTGCATCGCGATCATCGTTGTGGGGCCGAAAGACTTACCGCGCATGCTGCGCTCACTTGGCCAGAACTTGGGCAAGATGCGTCGGATGTCGCGTGAATTTCAGTCCACGTTCAATGAGGCTTTGCGAGAAGCTGAACAACAAGCCGATATCGCGGACATGAAGAAACAGGTCGAGGAAGCAGCCAATTTCAATCCTCTCGGTGACTTGAAGAAGTCGATTGAAGAGGATGCTGTGAAAAAGACCACTCCGGCAAAACCTAAGGAAAAAGCAGAGACCAATTCGACGTCTGAGAGCGAAGAGGTCGAGGCGCCAGCGGTTTCCCCGCCGAAGCCGGCCGCTGCGGACAAGGAAACGCCGGTGACGGAAGAAGCCAAGGCATGA
- a CDS encoding twin-arginine translocase TatA/TatE family subunit, with protein MGISIWQILIIAVVVVLLFGRGKISELMGDVAKGIKSFKKGMAEDDTEEPPKTIDHESGEPVKSTKAEDQTKAS; from the coding sequence ATGGGCATTAGTATCTGGCAGATTTTGATCATCGCAGTTGTGGTGGTTTTGCTGTTCGGACGTGGCAAGATTTCCGAGTTGATGGGCGATGTCGCCAAGGGAATCAAAAGCTTCAAAAAGGGTATGGCTGAAGACGATACCGAGGAGCCTCCCAAGACCATCGATCATGAGAGCGGTGAGCCAGTGAAGTCCACCAAAGCGGAAGATCAGACAAAAGCGAGCTGA
- the scpB gene encoding SMC-Scp complex subunit ScpB, with protein MVEALLFASSEPLSLEELTLRLPEGADVLGLLEALQEMYAPRGVNVVRLAGKWCFRTAEDLSYLMHRNVEEQRKLSRAALETLAIIAYHQPVTRAEIEEIRGVSTSKGTLDVLLETTWIRMRGRRRTPGRPVTYGTTEQFLIHFGLENVKDLPGLEELKGAGLLDSAIPASFLVPIPSDDAALTEDEDPLEDGTLFDEETDETAGS; from the coding sequence ATGGTAGAAGCACTCTTGTTTGCCTCGTCCGAACCATTGTCTCTTGAAGAGCTGACACTCCGTTTGCCGGAGGGAGCCGATGTCCTTGGGCTGCTGGAAGCGCTGCAGGAAATGTATGCTCCGCGCGGTGTTAATGTGGTTCGGCTGGCGGGCAAGTGGTGTTTCCGGACAGCTGAAGATCTAAGTTACTTGATGCACCGGAACGTTGAGGAGCAACGCAAACTGTCGCGCGCAGCGCTTGAGACCCTGGCCATCATCGCGTATCACCAACCGGTAACACGGGCTGAAATTGAAGAAATCCGCGGCGTATCGACATCAAAAGGAACGCTGGATGTCCTTTTGGAGACAACCTGGATCCGGATGCGGGGCCGCAGGCGAACCCCGGGGCGTCCGGTAACTTACGGAACAACCGAGCAGTTTCTGATTCATTTCGGTCTTGAAAACGTCAAGGACTTGCCGGGTCTGGAAGAGCTGAAAGGGGCAGGCTTGCTTGATAGCGCGATCCCGGCGTCCTTCCTGGTGCCAATACCAAGTGACGATGCTGCCTTGACCGAAGACGAAGATCCTTTAGAGGACGGCACATTGTTCGATGAAGAAACGGATGAGACTGCCGGTAGCTGA